A single genomic interval of Natronoarchaeum philippinense harbors:
- the glpB gene encoding glycerol-3-phosphate dehydrogenase subunit GlpB, with protein sequence MAIENDVLVIGGGVAAVASALAARETGADVRLIAHKQSTLRQASGLIDVLGYHPADADDDASRTEPIVDPFEAIEEVPEGHPYERVGAGAVRAGLDLFDDVVGDAYVGGHTDRNALVPTHGGAVKPTARYPASAAAGVASDDRDAFFVGFKSVPGFDALVAADHLRAAGVPFDVRGATIEFPGDLRDDAKLTRYAHLLDRNDAVEVDGRSRPVRQALAERVEERLSGHERVGFPAILGDDHPAEVREALSDLLGAEVFEVPMGPPSLPGMRLSDMLFEALEDAGVRVTTGNPVVDFEADGDRVDRVIAEHTASRVPYRAEQYVLATGGLVGKGIQSDRERVYEPIFDLPVPQPEDRYDWFEEGAFDDHPFARFGVPIDRETRPLDADDEPAYENLRAAGAVVGGYDFAAEKSGSGISLATGYAAGSEAGDRA encoded by the coding sequence ATGGCAATTGAAAACGACGTGCTGGTGATCGGCGGCGGCGTCGCCGCCGTCGCGTCCGCACTCGCGGCCCGCGAGACGGGCGCTGACGTGCGCCTGATCGCGCACAAACAGAGCACGCTCCGGCAGGCCAGCGGGCTGATCGACGTGCTCGGTTACCACCCGGCCGACGCCGACGACGATGCGAGCCGAACAGAGCCGATCGTCGATCCCTTCGAGGCCATCGAGGAAGTCCCGGAGGGCCACCCCTACGAGCGCGTCGGCGCCGGCGCGGTCCGAGCGGGGCTGGACCTGTTCGACGATGTCGTCGGCGACGCCTACGTCGGCGGCCACACCGACCGCAACGCGCTGGTGCCGACCCACGGCGGCGCGGTCAAGCCGACCGCGCGGTATCCCGCTAGCGCGGCCGCAGGGGTTGCCAGCGACGACCGCGACGCCTTCTTCGTCGGCTTCAAATCGGTGCCGGGGTTCGACGCGCTGGTCGCCGCGGATCATCTCCGCGCCGCCGGCGTCCCCTTCGACGTGCGGGGCGCGACGATCGAGTTCCCCGGTGATCTGCGCGACGACGCCAAGCTGACCCGGTACGCACACCTGCTCGATCGGAACGACGCCGTCGAGGTCGACGGCCGGTCGCGGCCGGTCCGGCAGGCCCTCGCCGAGCGCGTCGAGGAGCGTCTCAGCGGTCACGAGCGCGTCGGCTTCCCCGCGATCCTCGGCGACGACCACCCCGCCGAGGTGCGGGAGGCGCTGTCGGACCTGCTCGGCGCCGAGGTGTTCGAGGTGCCGATGGGGCCGCCAAGTCTCCCCGGGATGCGCCTCTCGGATATGCTGTTCGAGGCCTTAGAAGACGCCGGCGTGCGCGTGACGACCGGCAACCCCGTCGTCGACTTCGAGGCCGACGGCGACCGCGTCGATCGCGTGATCGCCGAGCACACCGCCAGCCGGGTCCCCTACCGCGCCGAGCAGTACGTGCTCGCCACCGGCGGGCTCGTGGGGAAAGGCATCCAGTCGGACCGCGAGCGCGTCTACGAGCCGATTTTCGACTTGCCGGTCCCCCAGCCCGAGGACCGCTACGACTGGTTCGAGGAGGGCGCGTTCGACGACCACCCCTTCGCGCGTTTTGGCGTCCCGATCGACCGCGAGACCCGGCCGCTCGACGCCGACGACGAACCGGCTTACGAGAACCTCCGGGCCGCCGGCGCGGTCGTCGGCGGCTACGACTTCGCTGCCGAGAAATCCGGCTCGGGCATCTCGCTGGCGACGGGCTACGCCGCCGGTTCCGAAGCGGGTGATCGCGCGTGA
- the glpA gene encoding anaerobic glycerol-3-phosphate dehydrogenase subunit GlpA yields the protein MPTSTEVLVIGGGSTGTGIARDLAMRGVDVVLVEKGNLTHGTTGRMHGLLHSGGRYAVSDQASAKECIEENRVLRDIASHCVEMTGGLFVQRPEDSDEYFREKLEGCRECDIPAEVLSPEEAREVEPYLAKDIKRAIHVPDGAIDPFRLCVANAVSAENHGARIETHAEVIDVLVDDGEVSGVEVRHESGPGKREHATPGTTEEFHADYVVNATGAWAGQLGEMAGVDVEVRPSKGVMVVMNARQVDTVINRCRPKGDADIVVPHETTAILGTTDEEVEDPEDYPEEQWEVDMMIDTLTELVPILSEARTVRSFWGVRPLYEPPGTGTEDPTDITRDFFLLDHDERDDLPGMSSIVGGKFTTYRMMAEQISDHVCEKLGVRARCRTADEPLPGSEDPMALEDAMDRFGLRSPVARRSTQRLGSRAEEVLDIGEPNPVICECEGVTRAEIQDAIDQSGTDLNAVRIRTRASMGNCQGGFCSLGMAQELSPRYDEQSVRDAYDELFQERWKGERHALWGEQLSQAMLNYALHATTINADADPARTGTSVDFSAFDAGRPDAAASSGEGTGDSMSRATDGSGRPVDGGEHGN from the coding sequence ATGCCAACCAGTACCGAGGTCCTCGTCATCGGCGGTGGGTCGACCGGCACTGGCATCGCCCGCGACTTGGCGATGCGCGGAGTCGATGTCGTCCTCGTCGAGAAAGGGAACCTCACGCACGGGACGACGGGGCGCATGCACGGCCTGCTCCACAGCGGGGGGCGATACGCCGTCTCGGACCAAGCCAGCGCCAAGGAATGTATCGAGGAAAACAGAGTCTTACGCGACATAGCGAGCCACTGCGTCGAGATGACCGGCGGGCTGTTCGTCCAGCGGCCCGAGGATAGCGACGAGTATTTCCGGGAGAAACTGGAGGGATGTCGGGAGTGTGACATTCCCGCGGAGGTGCTTTCACCCGAGGAGGCCCGAGAAGTCGAGCCCTACCTCGCCAAAGACATCAAGCGCGCGATACACGTGCCCGACGGCGCGATCGACCCGTTCCGCCTCTGTGTCGCCAACGCGGTCAGCGCCGAGAACCACGGCGCGCGCATCGAAACCCACGCCGAGGTGATCGACGTGCTCGTCGATGACGGGGAGGTTTCGGGCGTCGAGGTCCGCCACGAGAGCGGGCCGGGCAAGCGCGAGCACGCCACGCCGGGGACGACCGAGGAGTTCCACGCCGATTACGTCGTCAACGCGACGGGCGCGTGGGCCGGCCAACTGGGGGAGATGGCCGGCGTCGACGTCGAGGTCCGACCCTCGAAGGGCGTGATGGTCGTGATGAACGCCCGGCAGGTCGACACGGTGATCAACCGGTGCCGACCGAAGGGCGACGCCGACATCGTGGTGCCCCACGAGACGACGGCGATCCTCGGAACGACCGACGAGGAGGTCGAAGATCCCGAGGACTACCCCGAAGAGCAGTGGGAAGTCGACATGATGATCGACACGCTCACCGAACTGGTGCCGATCCTCTCGGAGGCCCGCACCGTGCGCTCGTTCTGGGGCGTCCGGCCGCTGTACGAGCCGCCGGGCACCGGCACCGAGGACCCGACCGACATCACGCGCGATTTCTTCCTGCTGGACCACGACGAGCGCGACGACCTGCCGGGGATGTCCTCCATCGTCGGCGGGAAGTTCACCACCTACCGGATGATGGCCGAACAGATCTCCGATCACGTCTGCGAGAAGCTCGGCGTCCGCGCGCGCTGTCGCACCGCCGACGAGCCACTGCCGGGCAGCGAGGATCCCATGGCACTCGAAGACGCTATGGACCGGTTCGGGCTGCGCTCGCCGGTCGCCCGCCGGAGCACCCAGCGGCTGGGCAGTCGCGCCGAAGAAGTGCTCGACATCGGCGAGCCCAACCCGGTGATCTGCGAGTGCGAAGGCGTCACCCGCGCGGAAATTCAGGACGCGATCGACCAGTCGGGAACCGACCTCAACGCCGTCCGGATCCGCACCCGCGCGTCGATGGGCAACTGTCAGGGCGGCTTCTGCTCGCTCGGCATGGCACAGGAACTCTCGCCGCGCTACGACGAACAGTCGGTGCGGGACGCCTACGACGAACTGTTCCAAGAGCGCTGGAAGGGCGAGCGCCACGCGCTGTGGGGCGAACAGCTCTCCCAAGCGATGCTCAACTACGCCCTCCACGCGACGACGATCAACGCCGACGCCGATCCCGCGCGCACGGGAACGTCGGTCGACTTCTCGGCGTTCGACGCCGGGCGTCCGGACGCCGCGGCGTCGAGCGGCGAGGGGACCGGCGACAGCATGTCGCGCGCGACGGATGGGTCCGGTCGGCCAGTCGACGGAGGGGAGCATGGCAATTGA
- the glpK gene encoding glycerol kinase GlpK gives MATNTYVGAVDQGTTGTRFMVFDHGGQVVANAYEKHEQIYPEPGWVEHDPREIWENTKDVITQALDQADIEADQLAAIGVTNQRETTLLWDADTGRPVHNAIVWQDRRTTDRIEQLQDEGKADDVQAKTGLEPDAYFSATKAEWLLDNADPIKTERARPADVRERAEEGEILFGTIDTWVIYNLTGNHITDVTNASRTMLFDIHDMEWDDELLEEFDVPREMLPEVRPSSDEDLYGHTDDDGFLGAEVPVAGALGDQQAALFGQTCFDAGDAKNTYGTGSFFLMNTGNEAVESEHGLLTTVGFQRSGEPVQYALEGAIFITGAAIEWLEDMDLIEDAAETAELARSVDSTDGVYFVPAFTGLGAPHWDQRARGTILGMTRGTRKEHVVRATLESIAYQTRDVAEAMEADSGIDMQSLRVDGGAVKNNFLCQLQSDIIDTDIARPQVDETTALGSAYAAGLAVGYWETADELRDNWQVDREFEPEAAGEYEDKYDRWSEAVERSLDWARDGGD, from the coding sequence ATGGCAACCAACACCTACGTCGGCGCCGTCGATCAAGGCACGACCGGCACGCGATTCATGGTGTTCGACCACGGCGGGCAGGTCGTGGCGAACGCCTACGAGAAGCACGAACAGATCTATCCCGAACCCGGCTGGGTCGAGCACGACCCGCGGGAAATCTGGGAGAACACCAAGGACGTCATCACGCAGGCGCTAGATCAGGCTGACATCGAGGCCGACCAGCTCGCCGCGATCGGCGTCACCAACCAGCGCGAGACGACGCTGCTGTGGGACGCCGACACCGGGCGACCGGTCCACAACGCCATCGTCTGGCAGGACCGCCGGACGACCGATCGGATCGAACAGCTCCAAGACGAGGGCAAGGCCGACGACGTGCAGGCCAAGACGGGGCTGGAACCCGACGCGTACTTCTCGGCGACGAAGGCGGAGTGGCTGCTCGACAACGCCGATCCGATCAAGACCGAGCGAGCCAGACCTGCGGACGTCCGGGAGCGCGCCGAGGAGGGCGAGATCCTCTTTGGAACGATCGACACGTGGGTGATCTACAATCTGACGGGCAATCACATCACCGACGTGACGAACGCGTCCCGGACGATGCTCTTTGACATCCACGACATGGAGTGGGACGACGAGCTCTTAGAGGAGTTCGACGTGCCGCGAGAGATGCTGCCCGAAGTGCGCCCGTCCAGCGACGAGGACCTGTACGGCCACACCGATGACGACGGGTTCCTCGGCGCCGAAGTTCCCGTTGCGGGCGCGCTGGGCGACCAGCAGGCCGCGCTGTTCGGCCAGACCTGCTTCGACGCCGGCGACGCGAAGAACACCTACGGGACCGGGTCGTTCTTCCTGATGAACACCGGGAACGAGGCCGTCGAGAGCGAACACGGCCTGCTGACGACGGTCGGTTTCCAGCGATCGGGCGAGCCCGTCCAGTACGCGCTGGAGGGTGCGATCTTCATCACCGGCGCCGCGATCGAGTGGCTCGAAGACATGGACCTCATCGAGGACGCCGCCGAGACTGCCGAACTCGCGCGCAGCGTCGACTCGACCGACGGCGTCTACTTCGTCCCGGCGTTTACCGGGCTGGGCGCACCCCATTGGGACCAGCGCGCACGCGGAACGATCCTCGGGATGACTCGCGGAACCCGCAAGGAACACGTCGTCCGGGCGACCTTAGAGTCGATCGCCTACCAGACCCGCGACGTGGCCGAGGCGATGGAGGCCGACAGCGGCATCGACATGCAGTCGCTGCGGGTCGACGGCGGAGCGGTCAAGAACAACTTCCTCTGTCAGCTCCAGTCCGACATCATCGACACGGACATCGCGCGCCCGCAGGTCGACGAGACCACGGCGCTAGGATCGGCCTACGCCGCCGGGCTCGCCGTGGGCTACTGGGAGACCGCCGACGAACTCCGCGACAACTGGCAGGTCGACCGCGAGTTCGAGCCAGAGGCCGCCGGCGAGTACGAGGACAAGTACGACCGCTGGTCGGAGGCCGTCGAGCGCTCACTCGACTGGGCGCGCGACGGAGGTGACTGA
- the bcp gene encoding thioredoxin-dependent thiol peroxidase, whose protein sequence is MLEIGADAPEFELPDQHGEPRSLSEFAGQRVVVYFYPRADTPGCTTEACSFRDAYEEFEDRDVAVVGISDDPVEDLAGFAEKHDLPITLLSDESGEVADAYDSYGEKNMFGNTFDGVFRNTYVVDESGQIAAVYEGVDPEGHAEELLAELSDDGAQ, encoded by the coding sequence ATGCTCGAAATCGGTGCGGACGCCCCGGAGTTCGAACTGCCAGACCAGCACGGCGAACCGAGGTCTCTTTCGGAGTTCGCGGGACAGCGTGTCGTCGTCTACTTCTACCCCCGCGCGGACACGCCGGGCTGTACCACCGAGGCCTGTAGCTTCCGGGACGCCTACGAGGAATTCGAGGACCGAGACGTTGCAGTCGTCGGGATCAGCGACGATCCGGTCGAGGATCTGGCCGGTTTCGCCGAAAAACACGACCTGCCGATCACGCTGCTGTCCGACGAGTCCGGCGAGGTCGCAGACGCCTACGACTCCTACGGCGAGAAGAACATGTTCGGAAACACGTTCGACGGCGTGTTCCGCAACACGTACGTCGTCGACGAGTCGGGCCAGATTGCGGCGGTCTACGAGGGCGTCGATCCCGAGGGCCACGCCGAGGAGTTGCTCGCGGAGCTGTCGGACGACGGCGCGCAGTGA
- a CDS encoding plastocyanin/azurin family copper-binding protein, which translates to MTDQTDGDTTDRRTALRLAATGLAGSLAGCLSNPWEPGGEPANKSAAPTSDGGAGDTDDPSASTGGNETDGGGDEAGDEPGETGGASDGSSDDSPSEPDLVVEVAPDGFRFEPSTFEIERGDTVRWVWRASGHNVRVRSKPDESTWDGTPGSASDTYAEGNEHSHTFEATGDYEFFCAPHQTLGMEGSFTVR; encoded by the coding sequence ATGACCGACCAGACCGACGGCGACACGACCGACCGACGTACAGCACTTCGGCTCGCAGCGACGGGGCTTGCAGGGAGTCTTGCGGGCTGTCTCTCGAACCCGTGGGAACCGGGCGGCGAGCCTGCGAACAAGTCCGCTGCACCCACTTCCGACGGCGGCGCTGGCGACACCGACGACCCGTCGGCGTCGACCGGCGGGAACGAGACCGATGGGGGAGGTGACGAGGCTGGCGACGAACCCGGTGAGACGGGCGGAGCGTCCGATGGGAGCAGCGACGACTCGCCGTCCGAGCCCGATCTCGTTGTCGAGGTCGCCCCCGACGGCTTCCGGTTCGAGCCCTCGACGTTCGAGATAGAGCGCGGCGACACGGTGCGCTGGGTGTGGCGGGCCAGCGGGCACAACGTTCGAGTCCGATCGAAGCCGGACGAATCGACTTGGGACGGCACCCCTGGATCGGCGTCGGACACCTACGCAGAAGGAAACGAGCACAGCCACACGTTCGAGGCGACGGGCGACTACGAGTTCTTCTGTGCGCCCCACCAGACGCTCGGGATGGAAGGTTCGTTCACGGTTCGGTGA
- a CDS encoding 2Fe-2S iron-sulfur cluster-binding protein, translating into MTEDGVELRDDAAAGGSDDDPQGPAPELTPEQVVEAQTSTIGSTDSADASDEQGAQDRVLRTLFAFAAPAFRRRHGDFEGVAAAMTNPIYRPLVAADTVERGPIDTDGDRAVQKVLARSTDGEDRTYEIVLERQSTGEHEDCWLIAAVDMVYVGESPAFQRRPTVEFDGRAITCEEGATLRDVLLRVEGRSPYNDVSQVANCGGNGLCGTCAVEVCGDVDEPSERERRRLELPPHSGEDDLRLSCRTTVQGDVSVVKHDGVFGQHVAEDDASASSDTEGDR; encoded by the coding sequence ATGACCGAGGACGGGGTCGAACTTCGGGACGATGCGGCCGCCGGGGGGTCAGACGATGACCCACAAGGGCCAGCCCCGGAGCTGACGCCCGAGCAGGTTGTCGAGGCCCAAACCAGCACGATCGGGAGCACCGACTCGGCCGACGCGTCGGACGAACAGGGAGCACAGGATCGAGTGCTGCGGACGCTGTTTGCGTTCGCCGCGCCGGCGTTTCGACGCCGCCACGGCGACTTCGAGGGCGTGGCCGCCGCGATGACGAACCCGATCTACCGCCCGCTGGTCGCCGCCGACACCGTCGAACGCGGGCCGATCGACACCGACGGCGATCGGGCTGTCCAGAAGGTGCTCGCCCGCTCGACCGACGGAGAGGACCGAACCTACGAGATCGTGCTCGAACGCCAGTCGACGGGCGAGCACGAGGACTGTTGGTTGATCGCCGCGGTAGACATGGTGTACGTCGGCGAGAGCCCGGCGTTTCAGCGCCGGCCGACGGTCGAGTTCGACGGCCGGGCGATCACGTGTGAGGAGGGAGCCACGCTTCGGGACGTGTTGCTCCGGGTCGAGGGACGGTCGCCGTACAACGACGTTTCGCAAGTGGCCAACTGCGGCGGGAACGGACTGTGTGGGACCTGCGCAGTCGAGGTCTGTGGCGACGTTGACGAGCCCTCCGAACGCGAGCGCCGGCGTCTCGAACTGCCGCCCCACTCGGGCGAGGACGATCTGCGACTGTCTTGCCGGACGACCGTGCAGGGCGACGTTTCGGTCGTCAAGCACGACGGCGTGTTCGGCCAGCACGTCGCCGAAGACGACGCTTCGGCTTCGAGCGACACGGAGGGCGATCGATGA
- a CDS encoding methyl-accepting chemotaxis protein, protein MPVAFSRALARDLAPEVRRQVDPRTSITGQLLAVGLALAGLVLLLLTGAVWWVTTRLAATTAQADAVFGGAVLLLGVFVTTEAFALAAVRQSIVGGLRTLDSRTQAVVERGRFDGEFEIDRDDEIGRLSWNVAELRNELDAQVDAVESLNRDLASVATSQSRTLAACERGDLTRRMDEDTDIPQFDAMALNFNSMMDRTERLVGEVRSFSRTVSEAATATADSVQSARTAAADIVASTESISDGVSEQHRRVDRTAAATGDLSASIEEIAGEADAVAKRSERAARTTREGGAAAEEALGELDAIREQTDRSVADVAALHEMMDDISETTDRIAEMAKRSNKIAINAQIESARSSGGDAAHIISSRIKKLADDTGDAADEIDGLVESLEAQTEAALAGIRETETAVERGAETIETAFDALEDVETAVEDTRVGVEEIDDATDRQADRAQEVAHAVEQVRQIGEATAEEAGEVAERTHEQRSAIDAVNRRIERLSAAADDLDERLDAFTVGQATDATRRRGAA, encoded by the coding sequence ATGCCAGTTGCCTTTTCACGCGCGCTCGCCAGAGATCTGGCTCCTGAAGTCAGACGGCAAGTCGATCCGCGGACAAGTATCACCGGACAGTTGCTCGCAGTCGGCCTCGCACTCGCCGGGCTAGTGTTACTGCTGCTCACCGGCGCAGTCTGGTGGGTGACGACGCGGCTGGCGGCGACGACGGCACAAGCGGACGCCGTTTTCGGCGGGGCCGTGTTGCTGTTGGGCGTGTTCGTCACGACCGAAGCGTTCGCGCTCGCTGCGGTCCGTCAGTCGATCGTCGGCGGGCTCCGAACGCTGGACAGTCGGACGCAGGCGGTCGTCGAGCGCGGTCGCTTCGACGGCGAGTTCGAGATCGACCGAGACGACGAGATCGGCCGACTCTCGTGGAACGTCGCCGAACTCCGGAACGAACTGGACGCACAAGTCGACGCGGTCGAGTCGCTCAACCGAGATCTGGCATCGGTCGCAACGTCCCAGTCGCGGACGCTCGCGGCCTGCGAGCGCGGGGATCTCACGCGGCGCATGGACGAAGACACCGACATCCCCCAGTTCGACGCGATGGCGCTTAACTTCAACTCGATGATGGACAGAACCGAGCGGCTCGTCGGCGAGGTGCGGTCGTTCAGCCGGACCGTCTCGGAGGCCGCGACCGCGACCGCCGATAGCGTCCAGAGCGCCCGGACCGCCGCGGCCGATATCGTCGCCTCGACCGAATCGATCAGCGACGGAGTCTCCGAACAGCATCGGCGGGTCGACCGGACGGCGGCGGCGACCGGCGACCTGTCGGCCAGCATCGAGGAGATCGCCGGCGAAGCCGACGCCGTTGCGAAGCGGTCCGAGCGCGCCGCTCGGACGACCCGTGAGGGCGGCGCCGCCGCCGAGGAGGCGCTGGGCGAACTCGACGCGATCCGCGAGCAGACCGATCGGTCGGTCGCAGACGTGGCCGCGCTCCACGAGATGATGGACGACATCAGCGAGACGACCGACAGGATCGCCGAGATGGCAAAGCGTTCGAACAAGATCGCCATCAACGCCCAGATCGAGTCCGCACGCTCCTCTGGCGGCGATGCCGCCCACATCATCAGCAGCCGGATCAAGAAGCTCGCGGACGACACCGGCGATGCGGCCGACGAGATCGACGGACTCGTCGAGTCGCTGGAGGCACAGACCGAGGCGGCGCTGGCTGGCATCCGCGAGACTGAGACTGCTGTCGAGCGGGGTGCCGAGACGATCGAGACCGCGTTCGACGCGCTGGAAGACGTCGAGACGGCCGTCGAGGACACGAGAGTCGGCGTCGAAGAGATCGACGACGCGACCGACCGGCAAGCCGACCGCGCCCAAGAGGTCGCTCACGCGGTCGAACAGGTACGCCAGATCGGCGAAGCAACCGCCGAGGAGGCGGGCGAGGTCGCAGAGCGCACTCACGAACAGCGGTCGGCCATCGACGCGGTGAACAGGCGCATCGAACGGTTGTCGGCGGCCGCCGACGATCTCGACGAGCGCCTCGACGCGTTCACGGTCGGACAAGCGACTGATGCGACGCGACGACGAGGTGCCGCCTGA
- a CDS encoding DNA replication complex subunit Gins51: MNLDDLRSVQSKERQKDSLQHLRESFYSDVGDYVEQLKDERDRAAERADDPFSSPEVGRLTDEIETAEEVVEAIYERRMGKLVKRASIAAAGMPADDEGLTAEEQDLFEDLVDRIETNKAHVLDVLAGEVDGGDEDAVPPERGDDDGASGDRNDADASPDAAEQPADPEPPSDRPTGEASSVNAADLMGSGPDGDNTPTASDASPASADGSTTDAAAPGASTSDASNPGEPPAEPPSDDGPDAASSDGGVNEPADGDASAASTGDGGPDAPTFDDEPDADRATVRITQDVGEILGVDDREYELTTEDVVTLPETNVEPLVQRDAAERLD, translated from the coding sequence ATGAATCTCGACGACCTTCGATCCGTCCAGAGCAAGGAGCGCCAGAAAGACAGCCTCCAGCACCTCCGGGAGTCGTTTTATTCGGATGTCGGAGACTACGTCGAGCAGCTAAAGGACGAGCGCGACCGGGCCGCCGAGCGCGCCGACGACCCCTTCTCCTCGCCGGAAGTCGGCCGGCTCACCGACGAAATCGAGACGGCCGAGGAAGTCGTCGAAGCGATCTACGAGCGCCGGATGGGCAAACTCGTCAAGCGCGCCAGTATCGCCGCGGCCGGAATGCCCGCCGACGACGAGGGCCTGACCGCCGAGGAACAGGATCTGTTCGAGGATCTGGTCGACCGGATCGAGACGAACAAGGCCCACGTCCTCGACGTGCTGGCCGGCGAGGTCGACGGGGGAGACGAGGACGCCGTCCCGCCGGAGCGAGGCGACGACGACGGCGCTTCGGGAGACCGGAACGACGCCGACGCGTCGCCCGACGCAGCCGAGCAACCAGCCGACCCCGAACCGCCGAGTGACCGGCCGACGGGCGAGGCGTCGTCGGTCAACGCGGCCGACCTGATGGGATCCGGCCCCGACGGCGACAACACGCCGACGGCGTCCGACGCGTCGCCCGCGTCCGCTGACGGATCCACGACAGACGCCGCAGCACCCGGCGCATCGACATCGGACGCCTCGAATCCCGGCGAACCGCCAGCCGAGCCCCCGAGCGACGACGGCCCCGACGCGGCGTCGAGCGACGGTGGGGTGAATGAGCCGGCAGACGGCGATGCTTCGGCGGCGTCAACAGGCGATGGAGGGCCGGACGCCCCGACGTTCGACGACGAACCGGACGCCGACCGCGCGACGGTCCGCATCACGCAGGACGTGGGCGAGATTCTCGGCGTCGACGACAGGGAGTACGAGCTGACCACCGAGGACGTGGTTACGCTGCCGGAGACGAACGTCGAGCCGCTGGTCCAGCGCGACGCCGCTGAACGGCTCGACTGA
- the priS gene encoding DNA primase small subunit PriS, translated as MEERTRAYLRGRFRDYYRRTSIAPPPDANLREWGFIPWTAGSGTTMVRHKSLLDLGALDEFLARKRPRHVYFSAGRYDDPSSDTMGSKGWRSSDLVFDLDADHLPGVTPSEDSYEEMLATCKDALLRLLDILETDFGFEDLTVVFSGGRGYHVHVRDDGVRELDREQRREIVDYVRGIDVEFEHLIEQEAVGGTAGRSSPAHKRSLVTDGGWSRRVHRRLTTFVDELLDLPEEDALERLQEFDGIGEGKARGALTAARNNRQQIEAGNVDVHPAVFQLARILAEDVLDAESAPIDEPVTTDTNRLIRLPGSLHGGTGLRVLRIDRDELAGFRPLDDAVTEQFVGQQIRVDVTGTEEMPGGTQDSATISLGGDSFTIEPGAQTVPEHVGVYLMARGHAEKEKE; from the coding sequence ATGGAGGAGCGCACCCGAGCGTACCTGCGGGGCAGGTTCCGCGACTACTACAGACGGACCTCGATAGCGCCGCCGCCGGACGCAAACCTCCGAGAGTGGGGCTTTATCCCGTGGACCGCCGGGTCCGGCACGACGATGGTCCGGCACAAATCGCTGCTCGATCTGGGTGCGCTCGACGAGTTTCTGGCGCGCAAACGCCCGCGTCACGTCTACTTCTCGGCCGGCCGGTACGACGATCCGAGTTCGGACACGATGGGCTCGAAGGGGTGGCGCAGTTCCGATCTCGTGTTCGACCTCGACGCCGACCACCTGCCCGGCGTGACGCCGAGCGAGGACAGCTACGAGGAGATGCTGGCGACCTGTAAGGACGCCTTGCTCCGCCTGCTCGACATCCTCGAAACCGACTTCGGCTTCGAGGATCTGACGGTGGTGTTCTCGGGCGGCCGTGGCTATCACGTCCACGTCCGCGACGACGGCGTCCGCGAACTGGACCGCGAACAGCGCCGCGAGATCGTCGACTACGTCCGAGGCATCGACGTGGAGTTCGAGCACCTGATCGAACAGGAAGCCGTCGGCGGCACCGCCGGCCGGTCGAGCCCAGCGCACAAGCGCTCGCTGGTCACCGACGGCGGCTGGAGTCGACGCGTCCACCGCCGGCTCACCACGTTCGTCGACGAGTTGCTCGACCTCCCCGAGGAGGACGCGCTCGAACGACTGCAGGAGTTCGACGGCATCGGCGAGGGGAAAGCCCGTGGCGCGCTGACCGCGGCGCGGAACAACCGCCAGCAGATCGAGGCGGGCAACGTGGACGTGCATCCCGCCGTCTTCCAACTCGCGCGCATCCTCGCCGAGGACGTGCTCGACGCCGAGAGCGCGCCGATCGACGAGCCGGTCACGACCGACACCAACCGATTGATCCGCTTGCCCGGTAGCCTCCACGGCGGCACCGGCCTGCGCGTGCTGCGGATCGACCGCGACGAGTTAGCCGGATTCCGGCCGCTCGACGACGCCGTCACCGAGCAGTTCGTCGGCCAGCAGATCCGCGTCGACGTAACCGGCACCGAGGAGATGCCGGGCGGGACACAGGACAGCGCGACGATCAGTCTGGGTGGCGATAGCTTTACAATCGAGCCGGGTGCACAGACAGTACCTGAACACGTGGGCGTCTATCTGATGGCCCGCGGCCACGCCGAAAAGGAGAAAGAATGA